One window of Marinobacterium aestuarii genomic DNA carries:
- a CDS encoding HNH endonuclease: MANNWNIPDWLEMEVREIDKVCVYCGSELKSIKVSKKSTASWEHIINDASIITRDNIALCCCDCNASKGQKQLSAWLKTTYCKERGITPETVAPVIKQAIENGL, encoded by the coding sequence ATGGCGAATAATTGGAATATTCCTGACTGGCTGGAAATGGAAGTCCGTGAAATAGATAAAGTCTGCGTCTATTGCGGTAGTGAATTAAAATCCATAAAAGTCTCAAAAAAATCTACGGCAAGCTGGGAGCATATCATCAATGATGCCAGCATAATCACAAGAGATAACATTGCACTCTGTTGTTGTGATTGCAATGCAAGTAAGGGCCAGAAACAACTGTCAGCTTGGCTGAAAACAACATATTGCAAAGAACGAGGCATTACGCCCGAAACTGTGGCACCAGTAATCAAACAAGCTATTGAAAATGGGCTGTAG
- the hutG gene encoding N-formylglutamate deformylase, producing MDNVLNFTPGRVPLLISMPHPGTCLTPAVAAGLVPEAACLADTDWHIAQLYDFAAELGASVLEARYSRYVVDLNRPADDTPLYATATTGLFPDTLFDGRPLFREGLAPSAQERSRYLDDIWTPYHQTLNDELQRLKAEFGYALLWDAHSIRSEVPRLFEGRLPDLNLGTNSGTSCDPALAAQLQALCAQQKDYSHVFNGRFKGGYITRQYGDPQAGIHAVQLELAQCTYMDETEPFGFRQDLAAPTQLLLKSLLQAALGWKGR from the coding sequence ATGGATAACGTTTTGAATTTTACCCCTGGTCGTGTGCCGCTGCTGATCAGCATGCCGCATCCGGGCACCTGTCTGACGCCGGCTGTTGCGGCGGGGCTGGTGCCGGAAGCGGCTTGCCTTGCCGATACCGATTGGCATATCGCGCAGCTGTACGATTTTGCCGCGGAGCTGGGTGCCAGTGTGCTGGAAGCACGTTATTCCCGCTATGTGGTCGACCTTAACCGTCCGGCGGATGACACGCCCTTGTACGCTACGGCCACCACCGGGCTTTTCCCGGATACGCTGTTCGATGGTCGCCCGCTGTTCCGGGAGGGTCTTGCGCCGTCGGCACAGGAGCGCAGCCGTTATCTGGATGACATCTGGACCCCATACCACCAGACTCTGAATGACGAACTGCAGCGCTTAAAGGCTGAATTTGGTTATGCGCTGCTGTGGGATGCGCACTCCATTCGTTCGGAGGTGCCGCGTCTGTTCGAGGGCCGGCTGCCGGACCTGAATCTCGGTACCAACAGTGGCACTAGCTGCGATCCCGCACTGGCGGCACAGCTGCAGGCCTTGTGTGCGCAGCAGAAGGATTACAGCCACGTATTCAACGGTCGCTTCAAGGGCGGCTATATCACCCGTCAGTACGGCGATCCCCAGGCGGGCATCCACGCCGTTCAGCTGGAGCTGGCGCAATGTACCTATATGGATGAAACCGAACCCTTCGGCTTTCGCCAGGACCTGGCGGCCCCCACCCAGCTTCTCCTGAAAAGTTTGCTGCAGGCAGCGCTGGGCTGGAAAGGGCGCTGA
- a CDS encoding LacI family DNA-binding transcriptional regulator, with the protein MSESPLRAPARLTIADVARAAGVSRTTVSHALNDRGQVDPRTREKVKQIAQQLGYRPNLRAQRLRTGKANSIALVSSMPFSVAGGPSRLGFMMEIAGSAMEAALRQGLALVLVPPLDAAEALLDELDIDGAVVIEPAAHDRNVTQLQRRGVQVVSIGRQPEGDQALPYIDLQGYETGRILLQHLAEQGALKTALLIGTQPRHSYVDMEQAYRDFAGAREMPVIIVRAEEAGGESAGREACRALLENHLGIDAICAPVDAFAVGVVKEIQARGLRVPEDIRVVTRYDGLRAQSCQPPLTAVNLHLDEISVLAIDLLFEHINGQVKRRVVTGPAPSLVVRASSSTAAGA; encoded by the coding sequence ATGTCTGAATCCCCCCTGCGGGCCCCGGCCCGTTTGACCATTGCCGATGTTGCCAGGGCGGCGGGCGTTTCCCGTACCACCGTCTCCCATGCGCTGAATGATCGCGGCCAGGTGGACCCCCGGACGCGGGAGAAGGTGAAGCAGATCGCACAGCAGCTGGGCTACCGTCCCAACCTGCGGGCGCAGCGATTGCGCACCGGCAAGGCCAACTCCATTGCGCTGGTATCGTCTATGCCCTTTTCAGTGGCCGGTGGCCCGTCGCGGCTGGGTTTCATGATGGAGATCGCGGGTTCTGCCATGGAAGCTGCGCTACGGCAGGGATTGGCGCTGGTGCTGGTGCCGCCGCTGGATGCGGCAGAGGCGCTGCTGGATGAGCTGGATATCGATGGCGCCGTGGTGATTGAGCCGGCGGCCCATGATCGCAATGTGACCCAGCTGCAGCGTCGCGGCGTACAGGTCGTGTCCATCGGTCGCCAGCCGGAGGGGGATCAGGCCTTGCCCTATATCGACCTGCAGGGCTACGAGACCGGTCGCATCCTGCTGCAACACCTGGCGGAGCAGGGGGCCCTGAAGACCGCGTTGCTGATTGGCACCCAGCCGCGTCATTCCTACGTCGATATGGAGCAGGCGTATCGGGATTTTGCCGGCGCACGGGAGATGCCTGTCATCATCGTACGCGCCGAAGAAGCCGGCGGCGAAAGCGCCGGTCGCGAGGCATGCCGGGCGTTACTGGAGAATCACTTAGGTATTGATGCGATCTGTGCGCCTGTGGATGCCTTTGCCGTCGGTGTGGTGAAGGAAATTCAGGCCAGGGGGCTGCGTGTGCCCGAGGATATTCGCGTGGTAACCCGCTACGACGGCCTGCGGGCCCAGAGTTGCCAGCCGCCCCTTACCGCGGTCAATCTGCATCTGGACGAAATTTCCGTCCTGGCCATTGACCTGCTGTTCGAACATATCAATGGCCAGGTAAAACGCAGGGTCGTCACCGGCCCCGCACCCAGTCTGGTGGTGCGGGCATCCTCGAGTACTGCGGCTGGCGCTTGA
- a CDS encoding HutD family protein — MIKLLRMADYPRMPWKNGAGTTLEIMRDAGADLDGFGWRVSIADIGAAGAFSSFAGYQRIISVLEGQGMCLNVDGVDSRPLGVFDPFAFAGDSQVDCRLLEGAIRDFNLIYDPQRYSARLQWLRIEQPERLFSSAATLLLLSAGEGLRVSRQGEACGALARYDCLCIAGEQQLFELTLSAQAAVNCCLIELRPL; from the coding sequence ATGATTAAACTGTTACGCATGGCGGATTACCCCCGCATGCCCTGGAAAAATGGTGCCGGCACCACACTGGAGATCATGCGCGATGCGGGCGCAGATCTGGATGGGTTTGGCTGGCGCGTTTCGATCGCCGATATAGGCGCGGCGGGGGCCTTTTCGTCGTTTGCCGGCTACCAGCGCATTATCAGTGTACTCGAGGGCCAGGGCATGTGCCTGAACGTCGACGGTGTCGATTCCCGCCCCCTCGGTGTCTTTGATCCCTTTGCATTTGCCGGTGACAGCCAGGTGGACTGTCGCCTGCTGGAGGGCGCAATTCGCGATTTCAATCTGATCTATGATCCACAGCGCTACAGCGCACGCCTGCAATGGCTGCGCATCGAGCAGCCTGAGAGGCTGTTCAGCTCGGCGGCGACCCTGCTGCTGTTGAGTGCCGGCGAGGGGCTGCGGGTGAGCCGACAAGGAGAAGCCTGCGGTGCTCTGGCCCGCTACGATTGTCTGTGTATTGCCGGCGAGCAGCAACTGTTTGAATTAACGCTGTCGGCACAGGCCGCCGTGAATTGTTGCCTGATTGAGCTCAGGCCTTTGTAG
- a CDS encoding amidohydrolase family protein, giving the protein MTAPYSPDNFNAPEQILAPEWLLLRDKPVQGQALLVSQGNISAVGSVAELQRQAPGVPLLSLPGRLIMPGFIDTHHHLTQAFGKALVFGEPSEIFRRIWVPLEASLDEDFLYLSSKLAALEALRGGFTTVCDAGTRSAAALSSIARATEEAGIRCVLGMVCNDKQGTTLLDKSSILARADRHISAWQGSGQLVSPSLAIPIPEIATDEMLHAISSLCREAGIIFQTHANEHLVAVERSLEQRGQRPVEHLYHAGALGPQTLLAHATLLTPTEIRMIQQTDTAVSYNPVASAWKGNAVAQAELMHAFNIRLGLGTDGTRSDGFRLMDYAEAAQRFAFGMAAGDSSCGGGWPWLEKATLGGADVLGLGRKTGEIAAGRAADFLLIDLEVPEMVPSWDLSWELVRLANRDQIEGVFVDGKLRLWQGWPLDWDARALMRQVSAEAKAGVAGAPIQKIHSFSDQHRQQHAERSRRHPGSQGPSETLAAACSG; this is encoded by the coding sequence ATGACAGCCCCCTACTCCCCCGACAATTTTAACGCGCCCGAACAGATTCTGGCCCCCGAGTGGCTTCTGCTCAGGGACAAGCCGGTACAGGGTCAGGCCCTCCTCGTCAGCCAGGGGAACATCAGCGCCGTCGGCAGCGTCGCCGAGCTGCAGCGCCAGGCGCCCGGTGTACCGCTGCTGTCCTTGCCTGGCCGCCTGATCATGCCCGGCTTTATCGATACCCATCACCACCTGACCCAGGCCTTTGGCAAGGCGCTGGTGTTTGGCGAACCGTCGGAGATATTTCGCCGTATCTGGGTGCCGCTGGAAGCCAGCCTTGATGAAGATTTCCTCTATCTGAGCAGCAAGCTGGCGGCGCTGGAAGCCCTGCGCGGCGGCTTTACCACCGTCTGCGATGCCGGCACCCGCTCGGCCGCAGCCTTGAGCAGCATTGCCCGCGCCACCGAGGAAGCCGGCATTCGCTGCGTGCTCGGCATGGTCTGCAATGACAAGCAGGGCACGACCCTGCTGGACAAGAGCAGCATCCTCGCCAGGGCTGACCGGCATATCAGTGCCTGGCAAGGATCCGGCCAGCTGGTCAGCCCCTCCCTGGCCATTCCCATTCCCGAGATTGCAACGGATGAGATGCTGCACGCCATTTCATCCCTGTGCCGTGAAGCCGGCATCATCTTTCAGACCCATGCCAATGAACACCTGGTGGCGGTTGAACGCTCACTGGAGCAGCGCGGCCAGCGTCCCGTTGAACACCTGTATCACGCCGGCGCTCTGGGCCCCCAGACACTGCTGGCCCACGCCACCCTGCTGACGCCGACAGAAATCCGCATGATTCAGCAGACCGATACCGCCGTCTCCTACAACCCGGTGGCCAGTGCCTGGAAAGGCAATGCCGTGGCCCAGGCCGAACTGATGCACGCCTTCAATATCCGCCTGGGACTGGGCACCGATGGCACCCGCAGTGATGGCTTTCGCCTGATGGATTACGCCGAGGCCGCCCAGCGCTTTGCCTTCGGCATGGCCGCCGGCGACTCATCCTGCGGCGGTGGCTGGCCCTGGCTGGAGAAGGCCACTCTGGGCGGCGCCGACGTCCTCGGACTGGGCCGCAAAACCGGCGAAATTGCCGCCGGCCGGGCGGCCGACTTCCTGCTGATCGACCTGGAAGTGCCGGAGATGGTGCCCTCCTGGGACCTGAGCTGGGAGCTGGTGCGCCTGGCCAACCGCGACCAGATCGAGGGGGTCTTTGTCGATGGCAAACTGCGGCTATGGCAGGGCTGGCCACTGGACTGGGACGCCCGGGCGCTGATGCGCCAGGTCAGCGCAGAAGCCAAAGCCGGTGTTGCCGGCGCCCCGATCCAGAAAATCCACAGCTTCTCGGATCAGCACCGGCAACAGCATGCCGAGCGCAGCCGCCGGCACCCGGGCAGCCAAGGCCCGAGCGAGACCCTTGCCGCAGCATGCAGCGGCTGA
- a CDS encoding uracil-xanthine permease family protein, with protein sequence MLNTDTVGKTAPVDEKLPLRTLLAFGLQHVLVMAASPIASVFLMSRILGFDADLTASLLSATFLICGLGTLLQSIGYAGFGSRLPFIMLPGGAPIILFIQIAQQYDAATASGAVILTGLFYFIVLPVFKRLLRFFPSMVIGTMLLLVGVNLVKILGLLIVGRNPEAADFADPGNIFLAFVTIALTVLMARFLTGIFKQLAILGGLIGGTLIAFLIGAMHTENFSLTPLVGVPEVLPFGMPTFDIIAALPLMIFCMISMVEATGQTVAISEVVGKELDKERDVARTIRGDAIISFLGGFFGTSLIITSGENIGVVQATGIRSRWVTVAAGCMLIVISFLAPFTSAIQVIPDAVIGGTGLVLFAIVGVMGIEMLRRTDLRDSSNMYVVAVALAVGLFPILVPGAYSNFPTGIAAFLGNGVAAGAITAAVLNAIFHHTQSAPQSEPELAPLDKNIQSQN encoded by the coding sequence ATGTTAAACACAGATACCGTGGGCAAGACCGCCCCCGTGGATGAAAAGCTGCCATTACGCACACTGCTCGCCTTCGGTTTGCAGCACGTGCTGGTCATGGCCGCCTCCCCCATCGCCTCGGTCTTCCTGATGTCCAGAATCCTGGGCTTCGATGCCGACCTCACCGCCAGCCTGCTCAGCGCCACCTTTCTGATCTGCGGCCTGGGCACCTTGCTGCAGTCCATTGGCTACGCGGGCTTTGGTTCCCGTCTGCCATTTATCATGCTGCCGGGGGGCGCCCCGATCATTCTGTTTATTCAGATTGCACAGCAGTATGACGCCGCAACCGCATCGGGCGCGGTCATTCTGACCGGGCTCTTCTATTTTATCGTGCTGCCGGTGTTCAAGCGCCTGCTGAGGTTCTTCCCCTCCATGGTCATAGGCACCATGTTGCTGCTGGTCGGTGTCAACCTGGTGAAAATTCTGGGCCTGCTGATCGTCGGCAGAAACCCTGAAGCGGCTGATTTTGCCGATCCCGGCAATATCTTCCTGGCCTTTGTAACCATCGCACTGACGGTACTGATGGCGCGCTTTCTGACGGGCATATTCAAGCAGCTGGCCATTCTCGGCGGCCTGATCGGCGGCACCCTGATCGCCTTCCTGATCGGCGCCATGCATACCGAGAACTTCAGCCTGACACCCCTGGTCGGCGTACCCGAGGTACTGCCTTTTGGCATGCCCACCTTTGATATTATCGCCGCCCTGCCGCTGATGATTTTCTGCATGATCTCCATGGTGGAAGCCACCGGTCAGACCGTGGCCATCAGCGAAGTGGTCGGCAAGGAGCTCGACAAGGAACGGGACGTTGCCCGCACCATCCGCGGTGATGCCATTATCTCCTTTCTGGGCGGTTTCTTTGGTACCTCGCTGATCATCACCAGCGGCGAAAATATCGGTGTGGTGCAGGCAACCGGCATCCGCTCACGCTGGGTCACTGTGGCGGCCGGCTGCATGCTGATTGTTATTTCGTTTCTGGCCCCCTTTACCAGCGCGATTCAGGTCATCCCCGATGCCGTGATTGGTGGTACCGGGCTGGTGCTCTTTGCCATCGTTGGCGTCATGGGCATTGAAATGCTGCGCCGTACCGACCTGCGTGACAGCAGCAACATGTACGTGGTCGCGGTTGCCCTGGCGGTAGGCCTGTTTCCCATCCTGGTGCCGGGCGCCTACAGCAACTTCCCGACCGGCATCGCCGCCTTCCTGGGCAACGGTGTCGCCGCCGGTGCCATTACGGCTGCGGTACTCAACGCGATCTTTCATCACACCCAGTCTGCGCCGCAGTCTGAACCTGAGCTGGCGCCGCTGGACAAGAACATACAGTCGCAGAACTGA
- a CDS encoding sulfite exporter TauE/SafE family protein: MNPDIFGWLALAVASGAFIQGSTGMGFALIVAPVLGILQPSLLPVGLLVLMLPLNAAVAWREREAIDLMGTKWITLGRVLGTFGGLWVLIVLPLNYLNILIGVSTIAASVATWLAPVFSPGKRAFVSTGVITGITETATGIGGPPLALVYQHMPVATLRASVALCFLIGEVVSLAVLAGSGHLESARITPMLWLLPALLAGMLLSHWVHKSINGRFLRNFVMLFAITSGFFVLLN, translated from the coding sequence ATGAACCCGGACATTTTTGGCTGGCTGGCGCTGGCGGTGGCCAGCGGCGCCTTTATACAGGGCAGCACCGGCATGGGCTTTGCGCTTATCGTCGCCCCGGTGCTGGGCATACTGCAGCCATCGCTATTGCCGGTCGGCCTGCTGGTACTGATGCTGCCCCTTAATGCCGCCGTTGCCTGGCGCGAACGCGAGGCCATTGATCTGATGGGCACCAAATGGATTACGCTCGGACGGGTACTGGGGACCTTTGGCGGCCTCTGGGTGCTGATCGTACTGCCACTCAACTACCTGAATATTCTGATCGGTGTATCGACCATTGCCGCCTCGGTCGCCACCTGGCTGGCACCAGTGTTCTCCCCCGGCAAGCGGGCTTTCGTCTCCACCGGCGTGATCACCGGTATCACCGAAACGGCAACCGGCATTGGCGGCCCGCCCCTGGCGCTGGTGTATCAGCATATGCCGGTGGCAACGCTGCGGGCCTCGGTCGCGCTCTGCTTCCTGATCGGCGAGGTCGTTTCCCTGGCCGTGCTGGCCGGCAGCGGTCACCTGGAGTCGGCCCGCATCACCCCCATGCTCTGGCTGCTGCCCGCCCTGCTGGCCGGCATGCTACTGAGCCATTGGGTACACAAATCCATCAACGGCCGTTTTCTGCGCAACTTCGTGATGCTGTTTGCGATCACTTCAGGCTTTTTTGTACTGCTGAATTAG
- a CDS encoding META domain-containing protein — MLNSVTLRAFGLAAVIVLGGGCAQHSGVMEEGVMQQETSTDPASAQGVSWQWLSKTTHKEMLEVAQPERYTLVLQPDGRVQAQFDCNKGQGSYEMSAGRLNFGPIATTMMACVPGSLDSDFGRALQQAESFRVENGELLLGLEAEDGTLRFRAAPLH; from the coding sequence ATGTTAAACAGCGTGACGCTAAGAGCCTTTGGTTTGGCAGCGGTCATTGTGTTGGGCGGCGGTTGTGCGCAGCACAGTGGCGTGATGGAAGAGGGCGTGATGCAGCAGGAGACCTCGACTGATCCCGCCAGTGCCCAGGGCGTCAGCTGGCAATGGCTGTCCAAGACCACTCACAAAGAGATGCTCGAGGTGGCGCAGCCGGAGCGCTATACGCTGGTGCTGCAACCGGACGGCCGGGTGCAGGCGCAGTTTGACTGCAACAAGGGTCAGGGTAGCTACGAAATGAGCGCTGGCAGGCTCAATTTCGGTCCTATCGCCACGACCATGATGGCCTGCGTGCCGGGCTCGCTGGATTCGGATTTCGGCCGGGCGTTGCAGCAGGCCGAAAGCTTCAGGGTTGAAAACGGTGAGCTGCTGCTGGGTCTTGAAGCTGAGGACGGTACGTTGCGCTTTAGAGCCGCGCCCCTCCACTAA
- a CDS encoding aminotransferase encodes MHLHGWTGPLKAQSRSTDMSSIIYPTTNFTATEQLTIERGEGVYVYDTNGKQYLEGLSGLWCTSLGYGNRELIDTTAEQMGKLAFSHMFGGKTHKVGMELAEKLTAMVPVDNARVFFGSSGSDANDTHIKMLRYYFNAIGKPQKRKIISRERSYHGVTVAAASLTGLPVNQTNFDLPIDALGILRTDAPHYYRGALAGESEADFVTRITNNLEQLILREGPDTIAAFIAEPITGASGVIVPPAGYYQKVQAILDKYDILFWADEVITGFGRTGNDFGCTTMGIERPALMTLAKQLSSAYMPISASVIRGDLYDAMVEPSNKLGVFGHGYTYSGHPVACAVALKTLEIYQRDDIFGRAARMGEYLQRRLAEFRDHPLVGEVRGSGLIGALELVADKASGRAFDGGAVGAFAQRACEQHGLITRAVAGSSIAFCPPLIISEAQIDELIEKFGKALADTQDFVTRERLVA; translated from the coding sequence ATTCATCTGCATGGGTGGACTGGACCGCTAAAGGCCCAGAGTAGGAGCACAGACATGAGTTCAATTATTTACCCAACGACCAATTTCACCGCCACCGAGCAGCTGACTATTGAGCGCGGCGAAGGGGTCTATGTTTACGACACTAATGGCAAACAGTACCTCGAAGGGCTTTCAGGACTCTGGTGTACCTCGCTGGGCTACGGCAACCGGGAACTGATCGATACCACGGCGGAACAGATGGGCAAGCTGGCCTTTTCCCATATGTTTGGCGGCAAGACCCACAAGGTCGGCATGGAGCTGGCCGAGAAGCTGACCGCAATGGTACCTGTCGATAACGCGCGGGTGTTTTTTGGCAGCTCGGGCAGCGATGCCAATGACACCCATATCAAGATGCTGCGGTACTACTTCAACGCCATCGGCAAGCCGCAAAAGCGCAAGATTATTTCCCGCGAGCGCTCCTACCACGGCGTGACTGTGGCGGCGGCATCCCTCACCGGTCTGCCGGTTAACCAGACCAATTTCGATCTGCCAATCGATGCGCTGGGCATCCTGCGCACCGATGCGCCGCATTATTACCGCGGCGCCCTGGCCGGCGAAAGCGAAGCGGATTTCGTCACCCGTATCACCAACAATCTGGAACAGCTGATTCTGCGCGAAGGGCCCGACACTATCGCGGCCTTTATCGCCGAGCCGATCACCGGTGCCAGTGGCGTAATAGTGCCACCGGCCGGCTACTACCAGAAGGTGCAGGCAATTCTCGACAAGTACGACATCCTGTTCTGGGCCGACGAAGTGATCACCGGCTTTGGCCGTACCGGCAATGATTTTGGCTGCACCACCATGGGTATCGAACGCCCGGCGCTCATGACCTTGGCCAAGCAGCTGTCATCGGCCTACATGCCGATCAGCGCCTCGGTGATTCGTGGCGATCTGTACGATGCCATGGTTGAGCCGAGCAACAAGCTGGGTGTGTTCGGGCATGGCTATACCTATTCAGGCCATCCGGTCGCCTGCGCCGTGGCCCTGAAAACCCTCGAGATCTACCAGCGCGACGATATCTTTGGCCGTGCCGCCCGCATGGGTGAGTATCTGCAGCGCCGTCTGGCGGAGTTCCGTGATCATCCGCTGGTGGGTGAGGTGCGCGGCAGCGGCTTGATAGGCGCCCTTGAGTTGGTGGCCGACAAGGCCAGCGGCAGGGCCTTTGACGGCGGTGCCGTGGGTGCCTTTGCCCAGCGTGCCTGCGAGCAGCACGGTCTGATTACCCGGGCGGTAGCCGGTTCCAGCATTGCCTTCTGCCCGCCGCTGATCATCAGCGAAGCCCAGATCGACGAACTGATCGAGAAGTTCGGCAAAGCCCTGGCCGATACCCAGGACTTCGTCACCCGCGAACGGCTGGTGGCTTGA
- a CDS encoding META domain-containing protein produces MQERVATNPGSSIATGGSDGRLKIGPIATTMMACLPGSLDSVYGQALETVESFSVEGGELLLGLEGEGGRLRFRAAP; encoded by the coding sequence ATGCAGGAGAGGGTGGCGACCAACCCCGGCAGTTCGATTGCGACTGGGGGTAGCGATGGCAGGCTAAAAATCGGGCCCATCGCCACGACGATGATGGCCTGCCTGCCGGGCTCCCTGGATTCCGTTTACGGCCAGGCATTGGAGACGGTGGAAAGCTTTAGCGTCGAAGGCGGTGAGCTGTTGCTGGGGCTTGAAGGCGAGGGAGGAAGATTGCGTTTCAGGGCGGCGCCCTGA
- a CDS encoding formimidoylglutamate deiminase, producing MMPTYYAERALLPQGWAYAVRIEVAADGFIRDIQTQASADGAHCLTGPVLSGMPNLHSHAFQRAMAGLAEVAGNPQDSFWTWRELMYKLVGRITPEQLEIIACQLYIEMLKAGYTSVAEFHYVHQDPQGQHYNEPAELALRISRAAQSSGIGLTLLPVLYSHAGFGGQAPHAGQRRFINDSDSYLGLLESIRSHQATLPTQSAGLCFHSLRAVTPQQITQVLAADTTSCPIHIHIAEQQQEVDDCLAWSGRRPLQWLYENAPVDARWCLVHATHATAEEVTAMARSQAVVGICPTTEANLGDGIFPATDYLAQGGRLGIGSDSHVSLSVVEELRWLEYGQRLRDQKRNRLYRQDTPMIGRTLYDTALAGGAQASGQAIGTLAVGKRADLIVLDGKDPYLASAQGDALLNRWLFASSSNLVKDVMVAGQWVVKEGHHPREETSAAHFAQVLKTLLAA from the coding sequence ATGATGCCTACCTATTACGCCGAACGTGCATTACTGCCCCAGGGCTGGGCCTATGCCGTACGCATTGAGGTTGCAGCCGACGGCTTTATCCGCGATATCCAGACCCAGGCGAGCGCTGACGGGGCCCACTGCCTCACAGGCCCCGTACTGTCGGGCATGCCCAACCTTCACTCCCATGCCTTCCAGCGCGCCATGGCCGGCCTGGCGGAAGTGGCCGGCAACCCCCAGGACAGCTTCTGGACCTGGCGCGAACTGATGTACAAACTGGTGGGCCGCATCACGCCGGAACAGCTGGAGATCATCGCCTGTCAGCTCTATATCGAGATGCTCAAAGCCGGCTACACCAGCGTCGCCGAGTTTCACTACGTGCATCAGGACCCGCAGGGCCAGCACTACAATGAGCCGGCGGAACTGGCCCTGCGGATCAGCCGGGCGGCGCAAAGCAGCGGTATCGGCCTGACGTTACTGCCGGTGCTTTACAGCCATGCAGGCTTCGGTGGCCAGGCGCCCCACGCCGGGCAGCGTCGCTTTATCAACGATAGCGACAGCTACCTCGGTTTGCTGGAATCCATTCGTTCACACCAGGCGACGCTCCCTACCCAGTCCGCCGGCCTCTGTTTTCATTCGCTGCGTGCGGTCACGCCGCAGCAGATCACCCAGGTGCTGGCGGCCGACACCACAAGCTGCCCTATCCATATACACATCGCCGAGCAACAGCAGGAAGTCGACGACTGCCTGGCCTGGAGCGGGCGCCGGCCGCTGCAATGGCTGTACGAGAACGCACCTGTGGATGCACGCTGGTGCCTGGTGCACGCGACCCATGCCACAGCGGAAGAAGTCACAGCGATGGCCCGCAGCCAGGCGGTGGTTGGCATATGCCCAACGACTGAAGCGAACCTGGGCGATGGTATCTTCCCGGCGACGGATTACCTGGCCCAGGGCGGGCGCCTGGGCATCGGCTCGGACAGCCATGTCTCCCTCAGCGTGGTTGAAGAGCTGCGCTGGCTGGAATACGGGCAGCGCCTGCGGGACCAGAAGCGCAACCGTCTGTATCGCCAGGACACCCCCATGATTGGCCGCACACTTTACGATACCGCCCTGGCCGGCGGCGCTCAGGCATCCGGACAGGCCATAGGCACCCTGGCCGTCGGCAAACGCGCCGATCTGATCGTGCTGGATGGCAAGGATCCGTACCTTGCAAGCGCCCAGGGCGATGCACTGCTCAATCGCTGGCTGTTCGCCAGCAGCAGCAACCTGGTGAAAGATGTGATGGTCGCGGGGCAATGGGTAGTAAAAGAGGGCCATCACCCGCGGGAAGAAACCAGCGCCGCTCATTTCGCGCAGGTACTCAAGACACTGCTGGCCGCCTGA
- a CDS encoding AraC family transcriptional regulator, translating into MPQQSPVRKVAPAYELITPNEHSSILYRQHGFPHPLVRWHYHHEYELHLITHSSGKVFVGDYIGNFYPGNLILTGPNLPHNWISQTENAETFDERDRVVTFTEELIQSARGVFPEITSLDALLQRSRFGIQFQGPALINQVSALMQEISQTEGLRRLAAFLSLMSLLAESDQYDLLSSDQYQRLGGEKNQHRVNQAVNYIVEHYKRDLSLEEVAEHLAMQPTYFSKFFRQATGRRFVEFINSLRITRACDLLAHSDLPITGICFDVGFSNISNFNRRFQALKGMTPSDYRKLTPTGH; encoded by the coding sequence ATGCCCCAACAAAGCCCCGTCCGCAAGGTCGCTCCTGCCTATGAGCTAATTACCCCTAATGAACATAGCTCGATTTTGTACCGCCAGCATGGCTTTCCCCATCCGCTGGTGCGCTGGCATTACCATCACGAGTATGAGCTGCACCTGATCACGCACAGCTCGGGCAAGGTCTTTGTGGGTGACTACATTGGTAATTTCTACCCCGGCAACCTGATACTGACCGGCCCCAACCTGCCCCATAACTGGATCAGCCAGACCGAAAACGCTGAAACCTTCGATGAACGCGACAGGGTCGTTACCTTTACCGAGGAACTGATTCAGTCCGCCCGCGGGGTCTTTCCGGAGATCACCTCCCTGGATGCCCTGCTGCAGCGCTCAAGATTCGGCATTCAGTTTCAGGGCCCGGCGCTGATCAACCAGGTGAGTGCGCTTATGCAGGAAATATCGCAAACCGAAGGCCTCAGACGATTGGCGGCCTTTTTGAGTTTAATGAGCCTGCTGGCAGAATCCGATCAGTACGACCTGCTGTCCAGCGATCAGTACCAGCGCCTGGGCGGCGAGAAGAATCAGCATCGGGTCAACCAGGCGGTGAATTACATTGTCGAGCACTACAAGCGGGATCTGAGTCTGGAAGAAGTTGCCGAGCATCTGGCCATGCAGCCAACCTATTTCTCAAAGTTTTTCCGCCAGGCCACCGGACGGCGTTTCGTGGAGTTCATCAACAGCCTGCGCATTACAAGGGCCTGCGATCTGCTGGCCCACAGCGACCTGCCCATCACCGGGATCTGCTTCGATGTGGGCTTCAGCAACATTTCCAACTTCAATCGCCGCTTTCAGGCACTCAAGGGCATGACGCCGTCGGACTACCGCAAGCTGACGCCCACGGGGCACTGA